The following are from one region of the Schistocerca cancellata isolate TAMUIC-IGC-003103 chromosome 11, iqSchCanc2.1, whole genome shotgun sequence genome:
- the LOC126108659 gene encoding uncharacterized protein LOC126108659 isoform X2, with protein MGTDQLTSPKREIEAVFVEEAAPFLHKCELPDSPDTARDPLSIEEEGGALGNDPLPICDLQRIKKEVLEEDPVAVSGFGLLIKQDPDLYLGVDATENKVYSNF; from the exons ATGGGAACTGACCAACTCACATCTCCGAAGCGGGAGATCGAGGCCGTATTTGTCGAAGAAGCAGCTCCG TTTCTGCACAAGTGTGAGCTGCCCGACAGCCCCGATACCGCGCGGGATCCCCTGAGCATCGAGGAAGAG GGTGGTGCACTTGGTAATGATCCTCTTCCCATTTGTGATCTGCAGAGAATTAAGAAAGAG GTTCTTGAAGAAGATCCAGTAGCAGTCTCAGGGTTCGGTCTCCTTATTAAACAGGACCCAGACTTATATTTAGGAGTGGATGCAACTGAGAATAAA